A genomic window from Camelina sativa cultivar DH55 chromosome 2, Cs, whole genome shotgun sequence includes:
- the LOC104718428 gene encoding pyruvate, phosphate dikinase 1, chloroplastic-like → MTSMIMKTTPELFKGNGVYRTDHLGENRLVCRSNWLLGDGQSCFPKTGTIHCQRLSITKTGLHRGTKARAILSPVSDPAASIGQKRVFTFGKGRSDGNKGMKSLLGGKGANLAEMASIGLSVPPGLTISTEACQQYQIAGKKLPEGLWEEILEGLSFIERDIGASLADPSKPLLLSVRSGAAISMPGMMDTVLNLGLNDQVVVGLAAKSGERFAYDSFRRFLDMFGDVVLGIPHAKFEEKLERMKENKGVKNDTELTAADLKELVEQYKSVYVQVKGQEFPSDPKKQLELAIEAVFDSWDSPRANKYRSINQITGLKGTAVNIQCMVFGNMGDTSGTGVLFTRNPSTGENKLYGEFLVNAQGEDVVAGIRTPEDLDTMKRLMPEAYAELVENCNILERHYKDMMDIEFTVQEERLWMLQCRAGKRTGKGAVKIAVDMVSEGLVDKSSAIKMVEPQHLDQLLHPQFHDPAGYREKVVAKGLPASPGAAVGQVVFTAEEAEAWHSQGKNVILVRTETSPDDVGGMHAAEGILTARGGMTSHAAVVARGWGKCCIAGCSELRVDENNKVVLIGDLTINEGEWISMNGSTGEVILGKQALAPPALSPDLETFMSWADAIRRLKVMANADTPEDAIAARKNGAQGIGLCRTEHMFFGADRIKAVRKMIMAVTTEQRKASLDILLPYQRSDFEGIFRAMDGLPVTIRLLDPPLHEFLPEGDLENIVHELAAETGVKEDEVLSRIEKLSEVNPMLGFRGCRLGISYPELTEMQARAIFEAAASMHEQGVTVIPEIMVPLVGTPQELGHQVDVIRKVAKKVFAEKGHTVSYKVGTMIEIPRAALIADEIAQEAEFFSFGTNDLTQMTFGYSRDDVGKFLPIYLAKGILQNDPFEVLDQKGVGQLIKMATEKGRAARPNLKVGVCGEHGGDPSSVGFFAEAGLDYVSCSPFRVPIARLAAAQVVA, encoded by the exons atgacaAGTATGATCATGAAGACAACGCCGGAGCTCTTCAAAGGAAATGGAGTGTACCGTACGGATCATCTTGGCGAAAACCGATTGGTTTGTCGATCAAACTGGTTGTTAGGTGATGGACAAAGCTGTTTTCCTAAAACCGGTACAATCCATTGCCAACGGTTAAGCATTACAAAAACCGGTTTACATCGTGGGACAAAAGCTCGAGCCATCCTTAGCCCTGTGTCCGATCCGGCCGCTTCCATTGGACAAAAA CGTGTGTTCACCTTTGGCAAAGGAAGAAGCGACGGCAACAAGGGCATGAAGTCCTTG TTGGGAGGGAAAGGAGCAAATCTTGCGGAGATGGCGAGCATAGGCTTGTCGGTGCCGCCGGGGCTAACCATATCGACGGAGGCTTGTCAGCAGTATCAGATTGCCGGAAAGAAGCTTCCGGAAGGTTTATGGGAAGAGATTCTTGAAGGTCTTAGCTTCATCGAACGTGACATTGGAGCTTCCCTCGCCGATCCCTCTAAGCCTCTCCTTCTCTCTGTTCGCTCCGGGGCCGCC ATCTCAATGCCTGGTATGATGGACACTGTACTTAACCTTGGCTTAAACGACCAAGTCGTCGTAGGCTTGGCCGCAAAAAGCGGAGAGCGTTTCGCTTACGATTCTTTCCGGCGTTTTCTTGACATGTTTGGTGATGTT GTGTTGGGGATTCCACACGCCAAGTTTGAAGAGAAACTCGAAAGAATGAAGGAGAACAAAGGAGTTAAAAACGACACTGAACTAACCGCGGCCGATCTCAAAGAACTGGTTGAGCAATACAAGAGTGTTTACGTACAGGTCAAGGGTCAAGAGTTTCCTTCAG ATCCGAAAAAGCAATTGGAGCTAGCGATTGAAGCGGTATTTGATTCTTGGGATAGTCCTAGAGCGAATAAGTACAGAAGCATTAACCAGATTACTGGATTGAAAGGAACCGCGGTTAACATTCAATGTATGGTGTTTGGAAACATGGGGGACACTTCAGGGACTGGTGTTCTCTTTACAAGGAACCCTAGCACCGGAGAAAACAAGCTCTACGGCGAGTTTCTAGTCAATGCTCAG GGAGAGGATGTGGTTGCAGGGATTAGAACACCTGAAGATCTAGACACAATGAAAAGATTAATGCCAGAGGCTTACGCAGAACTTGTAGAGAACTGCAACATCTTAGAGAGGCATTACAAAGACATGATG GATATCGAATTCACGGTACAAGAGGAGAGATTGTGGATGCTGCAATGTAGAGCCGGTAAGCGAACTGGTAAAGGAGCGGTGAAGATAGCAGTGGATATGGTAAGTGAAGGGCTTGTAGATAAATCTTCTGCAATCAAAATGGTGGAGCCTCAACATCTTGATCAACTACTTCACcctcag TTTCATGATCCGGCGGGGTACCGTGAAAAAGTGGTGGCGAAAGGCTTACCGGCATCTCCAGGAGCGGCGGTTGGACAGGTTGTGTTCACGGCGGAGGAAGCTGAAGCTTGGCATTCTCAGGGCAAAAACGTGATTCTGGTTCGAACAGAGACAAGCCCTGATGATGTGGGAGGTATGCACGCAGCGGAAGGTATATTGACGGCGAGAGGAGGAATGACGTCACACGCGGCGGTTGTGGCTCGTGGTTGGGGCAAATGTTGCATTGCTGGTTGCTCTGAACTTCGTGTCGACGAGAACAataag GTTGTATTGATTGGAGATTTGACGATAAATGAAGGCGAGTGGATCTCGATGAACGGATCAACCGGTGAGGTTATATTGGGGAAACAAGCATTGGCTCCTCCGGCTTTGAGTCCAGATTTAGAGACCTTCATGTCTTGGGCTGATGCAATCAGACGTCTCAAG GTTATGGCGAATGCGGATACGCCTGAAGATGCGATTGCAGCTAGGAAAAACGGAGCTCAAGGGATCGGGCTATGCAGGACAGAGCATATG TTCTTTGGTGCAGATAGGATTAAAGCAGTGAGAAAGATGATAATGGCGGTAACAACAGAGCAAAGGAAAGCTTCTCTAGACATCTTGCTTCCTTACCAACGTTCAGATTTCGAAGGGATCTTTCGCGCTATGGATGGTTTGCCTGTAACAATCCGTTTGTTAGACCCTCCGCTTCACGAGTTTCTTCCGGAAGGTGATTTGGAAAATATTGTACACGAGCTAGCTGCGGAAACAGGCGTGAAAGAAGATGAAGTCTTGTCACGGATAGAGAAACTCTCTGAAGTGAATCCTATGCTTGGTTTCCGCGGTTGCAg GCTTGGAATATCATATCCAGAGCTAACGGAAATGCAAGCGCGTGCAATTTTTGAAGCAGCAGCGTCAATGCATGAACAAGGGGTTACTGTTATTCCTGAGATTATGGTTCCACTTGTAGGAACTCCTCAG GAGTTGGGTCACCAAGTTGATGTAATCCGGAAAGTTGCAAAGAAAGTATTTGCTGAGAAAGGTCACACTGTGAGCTACAAGGTCGGGACTATGATCGAGATCCCTCGAGCCGCACTCATTGCTGATGAG ATTGCGCAAGAGGCGGAGTTCTTTTCGTTTGGGACAAACGACTTGACACAAATGACGTTTGGATACAGTAGAGACGATGTTGGGAAGTTTCTACCTATTTACCTCGCCAAAGGAATATTACAGAACGATCCTTTTGAG GTTCTTGATCAGAAGGGTGTAGGGCAATTGATCAAGATGGCAACAGAAAAAGGAAGAGCAGCTAGACCTAACCTCAAG GTTGGGGTTTGTGGTGAACATGGAGGAGATCCATCATCTGTAGGATTCTTTGCTGAAGCAGGACTTGACTATGTCTCTTGTTCTCCTTTCAG GGTTCCAATTGCAAGGCTTGCAGCTGCTCAAGTTGTTGCATGA
- the LOC104748931 gene encoding WAT1-related protein At4g15540-like — protein MREETVSWKYFKRDVVPFAAMVAVECTTVGSSTLFKAATLRGFSFYVFVLYSYVGATLVLLLLSLIFGRYFGLLDQLLLPCFKNMNLHILHMQVKKSSLFFKIFLLALLGLTSRVAGCKGIEYSSPTLSSAISNLTPAFTFMLAVFFRMEQVMLRSSATQAKIIGTIVSISGALVIVLYKGPKLLVAASFTSFESSWITGGLLLGLQFLLLSVWFILQTHIMEIYPEEIVVVFFYNLCAMLISATICLIVEKDLSSWQLKPGFALASVIYSGLFDTSLGSVIHTWGLHVKGPVYVSLFKPFSIAIAVAMAAIFLGDALHLGSVIGSVILSFGFYTVIWGKAREDAIKRVSDSEQSLLLPTHNTDDETLS, from the exons ATGAGAGAAGAGACAGTGTCTTGGAAGTACTTTAAACGAGATGTTGTGCCGTTCGCTGCTATGGTCGCAGTCGAGTGTACCACGGTTGGATCGAGCACACTGTTCAAAGCTGCTACCTTAAGAGGATTTAGCTTCTATGTCTTTGTGCTCTACTCTTATGTTGGTGCTACCCTTGTCCTTTTACTACTTTCCCTCATCTTTGGAAGGTACTTTGGTCTGCTCGATCAACTGCTGTTGCCCTGTTTCAAGAATATGAACttacatattttacatatgcAGGTCAAGAagtcttctctcttcttcaagatTTTCTTACTTGCGCTTCTCGG GCTCACATCGCGGGTAGCTGGTTGTAAAGGTATAGAATATAGCTCCCCTACTCTTTCCTCTGCTATCAGCAATCTTACACCAGCTTTCACCTTCATGCTTGCCGTCTTCTTCAG GATGGAACAAGTAATGTTGAGAAGCTCTGCAACTCAGGCTAAAATCATTGGCACAATAGTATCTATATCTGGTGCTCTGGTTATTGTTCTGTATAAAGGCCCAAAACTTCTTGTTGCTGCATCGTTTACTTCATTCGAGTCAAGTTGGATAACTGGAGGCCTTTTGcttggtttacaatttttgcTTCTTTCAGTCTGGTTTATTCTTCAG ACTCATATCATGGAGATATATCCTGAAGAGATAGTTGTAGTCTTCTTCTACAACTTATGTGCAATGCTCATCTCAGCGACAATATGTCTTATTGTAGAAAAAGACTTGAGTTCTTGGCAGCTTAAACCGGGTTTCGCCCTCGCTTCAGTCATATACTCA GGACTCTTTGATACATCTTTAGGCTCAGTTATTCACACATGGGGTCTGCATGTGAAAGGTCCGGTCTACGTATCCTTGTTCAAACCATTTTCTATTGCAATTGCAGTCGCCATGGCTGCTATATTCCTTGGCGATGCTCTTCACCTTGGGAG TGTGATTGGATCAGTGATACTAAGCTTTGGGTTTTACACTGTGATTTGGGGCAAAGCAAGAGAAGATGCAATCAAAAGAGTAAGTGATTCTGAGCAGTCACTCTTGTTGCCTACCCACAACACAGATGATGAAACCTTATCATGA
- the LOC104718394 gene encoding psbP domain-containing protein 1, chloroplastic isoform X2, with amino-acid sequence MMMGLLMSGLILSEANLSTAFASTPVFREYIDTFDGYSFKYPQNWIQVRGAGADIFFRDPVVLDENLSVEFSSPSSSKYTSLEDLGSPEEAGKMVVRQYLTEFMSTRLGVRRQANILSTSSRVADDGKPYYQIEVNIKSYANNNELAVMPQDRVARLEWNRRYLAVLGVENNRLYSLRLQTPEKVFIEEEKDLRRVMDSFRVEKI; translated from the exons ATGATGATGGGTTTACTCATGTCTGGTTTAATACTTTCAGAAGCAAATCTTTCGACAGCATTTGCTTCAACTCCAGTGTTCAGAGAATACATTGATACATTTGATGGATACTCTTTCAAGTACCCTCAAAACTGGATCCAAGTCCGAGGAGCTGGCGCTGATATATTCTTTAGAGACCCTGTTGTCCTGGATGAGAACCTCTCGGTTGAGTTTTCTTCGCCTTCTTCCTCGAAGTACACGTCCCTTGAGGACTTGGGTTCCCCTGAAGAAGCAGGAAAGATGGTAGTTAGGCAGTACTTGACTGAGTTTATGTCCACTAGGCTCGGAGTCAGGCGCCAGGCCAACATCCTGAGCACTTCTTCCAGAGTTGCAGATGATGGTAAACCCTACTATCAAATCGAG GTGAACATAAAGTCATACGCTAACAACAACGAGCTAGCTGTGATGCCGCAAGATAGAGTTGCTCGTTTGGAATGGAACCGGCGCTACCTAGCGGTTCTAGGAGTTGAGAACAATAGACTCTATTCATTGAGACTCCAAACACCTGAGAAAGTTttcatagaagaagaaaaagatctaAGAAGAGTCATGGATTCATTTAGGGTCGAGAAGATTTAG
- the LOC104718416 gene encoding uncharacterized protein LOC104718416: protein MGTKSLTGEKGSRRKKTTMEGFESYVVVHNIAKRHNIGTLARSATAFGVTELILVGRRDFNAFGSHGSASHIRFRHFHSLTEARTYLKEEKDCDICGVEIADGAAAVNEHPFKRSTAFLLGNEGSGLSAKEYEICDFFVYIPQYGCGTASLNVTVAASIVLHHFGVWAGFSERVRDGSKFIVADRPVRQGKRNICGGTEESIIEERKLKKESLENGFFDDNGNGNGSSSSDLLDGLFLNE, encoded by the exons ATGGGTACAAAAAGCCTCACCGGAGAAAAAGGaagtagaagaaagaagacgACGATGGAGGGATTTGAGAGCTACGTGGTTGTTCACAACATAGCAAAGCGTCACAACATCGGCACACTAGCTCGTAGCGCCACTGCCTTTGGAGTTACGGAGCTGATTCTTGTCGGCCGCCGTGATTTCAACGCCTTCGGTagtcatggttcagcttcacaCATCCGATTCCGCCATTTTCACTCCCTTACCGAAGCTCGCACTTACCTCAAG GAGGAGAAAGATTGCGATATATGCGGCGTTGAGATTGCTGATGGAGCTGCTGCGGTTAACGAGCATCCTTTCAAAAGAAGCACTGCGTTTCTTCTCGGTAATGAG GGATCAGGATTATCTGCCAAGGAATATGAAATATGCGACTTCTTCGTATATATTCCTCAGTATGGCTGTGGCACTGCCTCCTTGAATGTTACTGTTGCAGCTTCTATTGTTCTGCATCATTTTGGAG TTTGGGCTGGATTTTCTGAGCGTGTTCGAGATGGAAGCAAATTTATAGTGGCTGATAGACCTGTTAGACAAGGAAAAAGGAATATCTGTGGTGGAACAGAAGAATCCATTATTGAAGAGCGGAAGTTGAAGAAAGAAAGTTTGGAAAACGGGTTTTTTGATGATAATGGAAATGGGAATGGTAGTTCATCATCCGACCTTTTGGATGGTTTGTTCCTTAACGAATAA
- the LOC104718394 gene encoding psbP domain-containing protein 1, chloroplastic isoform X1 translates to MASSAFAFPSHIITKGASTDSWKSTSLSSSRSLPTELSSPCPKPNNNSHLLFSRPISSGPRCQSAKKSLTDDKQACAVGRRKSMMMGLLMSGLILSEANLSTAFASTPVFREYIDTFDGYSFKYPQNWIQVRGAGADIFFRDPVVLDENLSVEFSSPSSSKYTSLEDLGSPEEAGKMVVRQYLTEFMSTRLGVRRQANILSTSSRVADDGKPYYQIEVNIKSYANNNELAVMPQDRVARLEWNRRYLAVLGVENNRLYSLRLQTPEKVFIEEEKDLRRVMDSFRVEKI, encoded by the exons ATGGCTTCATCTGCATTTGCTTTTCCTTCTCACATAATAACCAAAGGAGCTTCAACAGATTCTTGGAAATCaacctctctttcttcttctcgatcTTTGCCTACAGAGCTTTCATCACCATGTCCGAAACCCAACAACAATTCACAT CTTTTGTTCTCCAGACCCATCTCTTCCGGTCCGAGATGCCAATCTGCCAAAAAGTCGTTAACCGATGACAAACAG GCTTGTGCAGTTGGGAGGAGGAAGAGCATGATGATGGGTTTACTCATGTCTGGTTTAATACTTTCAGAAGCAAATCTTTCGACAGCATTTGCTTCAACTCCAGTGTTCAGAGAATACATTGATACATTTGATGGATACTCTTTCAAGTACCCTCAAAACTGGATCCAAGTCCGAGGAGCTGGCGCTGATATATTCTTTAGAGACCCTGTTGTCCTGGATGAGAACCTCTCGGTTGAGTTTTCTTCGCCTTCTTCCTCGAAGTACACGTCCCTTGAGGACTTGGGTTCCCCTGAAGAAGCAGGAAAGATGGTAGTTAGGCAGTACTTGACTGAGTTTATGTCCACTAGGCTCGGAGTCAGGCGCCAGGCCAACATCCTGAGCACTTCTTCCAGAGTTGCAGATGATGGTAAACCCTACTATCAAATCGAG GTGAACATAAAGTCATACGCTAACAACAACGAGCTAGCTGTGATGCCGCAAGATAGAGTTGCTCGTTTGGAATGGAACCGGCGCTACCTAGCGGTTCTAGGAGTTGAGAACAATAGACTCTATTCATTGAGACTCCAAACACCTGAGAAAGTTttcatagaagaagaaaaagatctaAGAAGAGTCATGGATTCATTTAGGGTCGAGAAGATTTAG